A region from the Nitrospira sp. genome encodes:
- the nuoH gene encoding NADH-quinone oxidoreductase subunit NuoH, with protein sequence MTELSLRLAVSLAQIAAVMGIVMLTVMILTLAERKVLGWMQDRMGPMEVGPYGILQPIADGLKLFFKEDIVPAGANKFLFSLAPILAMVSALIGFAVIPFGPDQTIEVFGITIKPFIISDINIGILYILAFASIGAYGIILGGWASNNKYSLLGGLRSAAQIISYELNVGLAIVGVLIMAGSLSLVKITDAQAGGFWHWYVFAFPAPQIFAFVVYVISAVAETNRVPFDLPEAESELVAGFFTEYSGMRFAFFFIAEYANMVLVSCVAAALFLGGWNAPYPGTILAHIGLEPFAWIEGVAWFTVKVYGFLFLFFWLRATLPRLRYDQLMKFGWKVMLPIALANIVVTAIAMYIYNQFK encoded by the coding sequence GTGACTGAACTCAGCTTGCGTCTCGCTGTCTCGCTTGCACAAATCGCCGCGGTCATGGGCATTGTGATGCTCACCGTGATGATCCTGACGCTCGCCGAGCGGAAAGTGCTCGGATGGATGCAGGATCGGATGGGCCCCATGGAAGTCGGCCCCTACGGCATTCTTCAACCGATCGCCGACGGACTGAAGCTCTTCTTCAAAGAAGACATCGTCCCGGCCGGCGCCAATAAGTTCCTGTTCAGCCTCGCGCCGATTCTGGCGATGGTCTCTGCGTTGATCGGCTTTGCCGTCATTCCCTTCGGCCCCGATCAGACGATCGAGGTCTTCGGCATCACGATCAAGCCTTTCATCATCAGCGACATCAACATCGGGATTCTCTACATTCTGGCCTTTGCCTCCATCGGAGCCTACGGCATCATCCTGGGCGGCTGGGCTTCCAACAACAAGTACTCGCTGCTGGGCGGGCTCCGGTCGGCCGCGCAGATCATCAGCTACGAATTGAACGTCGGCCTGGCCATCGTGGGTGTGCTAATCATGGCCGGCTCGCTCAGTCTGGTGAAGATCACCGATGCCCAGGCAGGCGGATTCTGGCATTGGTACGTGTTCGCCTTCCCGGCTCCGCAGATTTTCGCGTTCGTCGTGTACGTGATTTCAGCCGTCGCGGAAACGAACCGCGTGCCCTTCGACCTGCCCGAGGCCGAAAGCGAGCTGGTGGCCGGTTTCTTCACCGAATACAGCGGGATGCGTTTCGCGTTCTTCTTCATCGCGGAATACGCCAACATGGTGTTGGTCTCTTGCGTCGCCGCGGCTCTGTTCCTCGGCGGATGGAATGCGCCCTATCCCGGCACCATTCTCGCGCATATCGGACTGGAGCCCTTCGCCTGGATCGAAGGGGTGGCCTGGTTCACCGTGAAAGTGTACGGGTTCCTGTTTCTGTTCTTCTGGTTGCGCGCCACGCTGCCGCGTCTGCGCTACGACCAGCTGATGAAATTCGGTTGGAAGGTCATGCTCCCGATCGCGTTGGCCAACATCGTGGTGACGGCCATCGCCATGTACATCTATAACCAGTTCAAGTAA
- the nuoI gene encoding NADH-quinone oxidoreductase subunit NuoI yields MAQATTTERFLGWLKTMTFYELLVGMKATMSHLIHYKPITLQYPHEKRTLPDNYRGMLALLRYDDGTEKCVGCDLCEAACPSRVIRVVSAEIPGEPTKRYSKEYYMDMTRCLFCGMCVDACPVDALGMTREFEWAVYDKRDLQLNKQQLLAIGDRSFPVREKRLELQHPNVAFFNVAFKHVPQKPN; encoded by the coding sequence ATGGCCCAGGCAACGACGACAGAGCGCTTCCTCGGTTGGCTCAAGACCATGACGTTCTACGAACTCCTGGTCGGGATGAAAGCCACGATGTCGCATCTCATTCACTACAAGCCCATCACGCTGCAGTACCCGCATGAAAAGCGGACCCTGCCGGACAACTACCGCGGCATGCTTGCGCTCCTGCGCTACGACGATGGGACGGAGAAGTGCGTCGGATGCGACCTCTGCGAAGCCGCCTGCCCGTCGCGCGTGATTCGTGTCGTGAGTGCCGAGATTCCGGGAGAACCCACGAAACGCTACTCCAAAGAATATTACATGGACATGACCCGCTGCCTGTTTTGCGGCATGTGCGTCGATGCCTGTCCGGTCGATGCCCTCGGCATGACCCGGGAGTTCGAGTGGGCGGTCTACGACAAGCGCGACCTCCAGCTGAACAAACAACAACTGCTCGCCATCGGCGACCGGTCGTTCCCCGTCCGTGAGAAGCGGCTGGAACTCCAGCACCCGAACGTGGCCTTCTTTAATGTGGCGTTCAAACACGTGCCGCAAAAACCGAATTGA
- a CDS encoding NADH-quinone oxidoreductase subunit J has product MDHLFFGYFAGVIALTALFVVAFKNPIYSALSLLIMFFHVAGLYVTLHAEFLAAVQIIVYAGAILVLYLFVVMLLNLKTDDRYHSQWRAAAFVGGPLLIEFFVLLAGSLSAPPAALPRVDIETGDNTLAIGETLFSTYLFPFEVASLILLVAMIGAIVLAKRDIGEVKSEG; this is encoded by the coding sequence GTGGACCACTTGTTTTTTGGATATTTCGCCGGCGTGATCGCTCTGACGGCCCTGTTCGTCGTGGCGTTCAAGAATCCGATTTACAGCGCCCTCTCGCTGCTCATCATGTTTTTCCACGTCGCAGGGCTGTACGTGACGCTGCACGCCGAATTTCTGGCCGCCGTTCAGATCATTGTCTATGCCGGCGCCATCCTGGTCCTGTACCTCTTCGTCGTCATGTTGCTCAACCTCAAGACGGACGATCGCTACCACAGTCAGTGGCGGGCCGCCGCATTTGTCGGCGGGCCGTTGCTCATTGAGTTCTTCGTGCTCCTGGCCGGCAGCCTGTCCGCTCCGCCCGCCGCCTTGCCTCGGGTGGATATCGAGACCGGAGACAACACGCTGGCGATCGGAGAAACCCTCTTTTCGACCTACTTATTTCCGTTTGAAGTAGCCTCGCTCATCCTGCTGGTGGCCATGATCGGCGCCATCGTCTTGGCGAAACGAGACATTGGGGAAGTGAAGAGTGAGGGGTGA
- the nuoK gene encoding NADH-quinone oxidoreductase subunit NuoK has translation MTIPITYYLVLSAVVFLTGLVGVLIRRNIIAILLSVELMLNATNINFVAFSEHLRDLGGQVFVFFALTVAAAEVAVGLAIIIALHRSKDTINVEQFNLLKW, from the coding sequence ATGACCATCCCAATCACTTACTATCTGGTCTTGAGCGCCGTCGTCTTTCTGACGGGCCTGGTGGGGGTGCTCATCCGCCGCAACATCATCGCGATTCTGCTGTCGGTGGAATTGATGCTGAACGCCACGAACATCAACTTCGTGGCCTTCTCCGAACATCTGCGCGATCTGGGCGGACAGGTCTTCGTCTTCTTCGCCCTCACCGTGGCGGCCGCCGAAGTGGCGGTCGGATTGGCGATCATCATCGCGCTGCACCGGTCCAAAGACACGATCAACGTAGAACAGTTCAATCTGCTGAAATGGTAA
- the nuoL gene encoding NADH-quinone oxidoreductase subunit L gives MLYALIPLLPLAAFLVLGLAGNRIKERAHLVAVPAVVLSWFLSAFAFFEVAQGSPISQPLYTWLTSGHLDIHIGLYLDRLTVVMLLLVTTVSSLVHIYTIGYMHGEAGYARFFSYIALFTFSMLMLVLADNLLQLFVFWEAVGLCSYLLIGHWYERAPACAAATKAFLVNRVGDFGFMLGLLLVWYSFGSLNYLEIFPAAHEAANLTMNVLGPFGGTWTVSVFTLICLLLFTGAIGKSAQVPLHVWLPDAMEGPTPISALIHAATMVTAGVFMVARLAPLYNLSPTAMTVVALVGAATMVLGATIALTQTDIKRVVAYSTVSQLGYMVMACGLGAYSAGMYHLLTHGAFKALLFLGCGSVIIALHHEQDMRHMGGLKDKLPVTYWTFIVGSLALAGFPLTAGFFSKDDLLISAWFSGPLGQVLTVLGLLTALMTAFYSFRLVFVTFWGPSHVDKKHAKHVHEPSNTMTFPLIVLAALSIAAGYVGIPEFLAPVFGHGEAAAAHHGDAGFAIMIIATLMGLTGIAGAYYVYVLNPQLPDQFAGRWKALYEGSLNKWYVDEAYDRAFVKPTLAVATDMWKRIDVAVIDGAVNGIARGIAWGGWLLRLIQSGQTQHYALAMALGMVILVTVFLVF, from the coding sequence ATGTTGTACGCACTTATTCCATTGCTCCCGCTGGCCGCCTTTCTCGTTCTGGGCCTGGCCGGCAACCGTATCAAGGAACGCGCGCACCTCGTCGCCGTGCCGGCGGTGGTCCTGTCGTGGTTCCTCTCCGCGTTCGCATTCTTTGAAGTCGCCCAGGGCTCTCCGATCAGCCAACCGCTCTATACCTGGCTGACGTCCGGCCATCTCGACATCCACATCGGACTCTATCTCGACCGCCTGACCGTCGTGATGCTCCTGCTGGTCACGACCGTCAGTTCGCTCGTCCACATCTACACCATCGGCTACATGCACGGGGAAGCGGGCTATGCCCGCTTCTTCAGCTACATCGCCCTGTTCACGTTCTCGATGCTGATGCTGGTGCTGGCGGACAACTTGTTACAGTTGTTCGTCTTCTGGGAAGCGGTCGGGCTCTGCTCGTATCTCTTGATCGGCCATTGGTATGAACGCGCCCCGGCCTGCGCCGCCGCGACCAAAGCGTTTCTCGTCAATCGCGTGGGAGACTTCGGCTTCATGCTGGGCCTCCTGCTGGTCTGGTACTCCTTCGGCTCGCTGAACTATCTGGAGATTTTTCCCGCAGCCCATGAAGCGGCCAACCTGACGATGAATGTGCTGGGCCCCTTCGGCGGAACCTGGACTGTGTCGGTGTTTACGTTGATCTGCCTGCTGTTGTTTACGGGCGCCATCGGCAAATCGGCGCAGGTGCCGCTGCATGTCTGGCTGCCGGATGCCATGGAAGGCCCGACGCCCATTTCTGCGTTGATTCATGCCGCCACGATGGTGACCGCCGGCGTCTTCATGGTGGCCAGACTGGCTCCCCTCTATAACTTGTCGCCGACCGCCATGACCGTGGTCGCGCTGGTCGGAGCCGCCACGATGGTGCTCGGCGCGACCATCGCGTTGACCCAGACCGACATCAAACGCGTCGTTGCTTACTCGACCGTCAGCCAACTCGGCTACATGGTCATGGCCTGCGGTCTCGGCGCCTACAGCGCCGGCATGTACCATTTGCTGACGCACGGCGCCTTCAAAGCCTTGCTCTTCCTGGGCTGCGGCTCGGTGATCATCGCGCTCCACCATGAACAGGATATGCGCCACATGGGCGGCCTGAAAGACAAGCTGCCGGTCACCTACTGGACGTTCATCGTCGGCTCGCTGGCATTAGCCGGCTTTCCGTTAACCGCCGGCTTCTTCAGTAAGGACGATCTGCTGATCTCGGCCTGGTTCTCCGGCCCGCTTGGTCAGGTGCTCACCGTACTGGGATTGCTGACGGCCCTGATGACCGCGTTCTATAGCTTCAGGCTGGTCTTCGTCACGTTCTGGGGTCCCTCCCATGTCGATAAGAAGCACGCCAAGCATGTGCATGAGCCGTCGAACACGATGACCTTTCCGCTGATCGTACTCGCCGCCTTGAGTATCGCGGCCGGTTATGTCGGGATCCCCGAATTTCTCGCCCCGGTGTTTGGCCACGGCGAAGCCGCCGCAGCCCATCACGGCGATGCTGGATTTGCGATCATGATCATCGCCACCCTCATGGGTCTGACGGGGATTGCCGGAGCCTACTATGTTTACGTGTTAAATCCCCAGCTGCCGGATCAATTCGCCGGCCGGTGGAAAGCGTTGTACGAAGGCTCGTTGAATAAGTGGTATGTGGACGAGGCCTATGATCGCGCGTTCGTGAAACCGACATTGGCGGTCGCCACCGACATGTGGAAGCGCATCGACGTGGCCGTGATCGACGGCGCAGTGAACGGCATCGCCCGCGGGATCGCCTGGGGCGGATGGCTGTTGCGCCTGATTCAAAGCGGACAGACGCAGCACTATGCGCTCGCGATGGCGCTCGGCATGGTCATTTTGGTGACGGTCTTTTTGGTGTTCTGA
- a CDS encoding NADH-quinone oxidoreductase subunit M yields the protein MQSGGFPWLTLLIFLPLAGAAALFFVKETNVRMVALGVTIANLLISLPLWWLFDASSSQMQFAENVVWITSPPIHYHLGLDGISLPLILMTTLLMPLCVAISWRSIDQRVSSFMAMLLIMEGAMIGVFAALDFVLFYVFWEAMLIPMYLLIGVWGGPNRLYAAIKFFLYTLAGSILLLVAILALYFQGGHTFDIVQLSQQAYSPRLQFWLFIAFFAAFAVKVPMFPFHTWLPDAHVEAPTAGSVILASVLLKMGTYGFLRFSLPMLPDASKDFTPMIVALSIIAIVYGAYMALAQADLKKLIAYSSVSHMGFVTLGLFMFNQQGIEGAVMQMVNHGITTGGLFLCVGVIYERTHSRQIADNVGLTKPMPQYATLLVIFSLSSLGLPGTNSFVGEFLVLVGTFLWSKIAAALASIGIILAAAYMLWMVQRVAFGIPSPQQLPKLTDLNRREMATLIPLVVLVFWIGLFPNPILSRMHASVTNVVARATHGPQESPTSTGQIAPVVEPVPAPQTVQSMEAARP from the coding sequence ATGCAATCGGGCGGATTTCCCTGGCTGACATTGCTGATCTTCCTTCCGCTGGCAGGCGCAGCCGCGCTGTTCTTCGTCAAGGAGACCAATGTCCGGATGGTGGCCCTAGGGGTCACGATCGCCAATTTGCTGATCTCGCTCCCCCTCTGGTGGCTGTTCGACGCCTCATCGAGCCAGATGCAGTTTGCCGAGAATGTGGTATGGATCACGTCACCGCCCATTCATTACCACTTGGGATTGGACGGGATCAGCCTGCCGCTCATTTTGATGACGACCCTGCTCATGCCGCTCTGCGTGGCGATTTCCTGGCGTTCGATCGACCAGCGGGTCAGCAGCTTCATGGCCATGCTGCTCATCATGGAAGGCGCCATGATCGGCGTCTTCGCGGCGTTGGATTTTGTGCTCTTCTATGTGTTCTGGGAAGCGATGCTGATCCCGATGTATCTTCTCATCGGAGTGTGGGGCGGACCGAACCGGCTCTACGCCGCCATCAAGTTCTTCCTGTATACGCTGGCCGGAAGCATCCTGCTATTAGTGGCGATTCTGGCCCTGTATTTCCAGGGCGGCCATACCTTCGACATCGTGCAACTCAGCCAGCAAGCCTATTCACCCAGGCTCCAGTTCTGGCTCTTCATCGCGTTCTTTGCCGCCTTTGCGGTGAAGGTCCCGATGTTTCCGTTCCACACCTGGTTGCCGGACGCCCACGTCGAAGCGCCGACCGCCGGCAGCGTGATCCTCGCGAGCGTCCTGTTGAAGATGGGCACCTATGGGTTTCTGCGATTCAGTCTGCCCATGCTCCCGGACGCCTCGAAAGACTTCACTCCCATGATCGTGGCCCTCTCGATCATCGCCATCGTGTACGGCGCCTATATGGCCCTGGCCCAGGCGGACCTGAAGAAACTCATCGCCTACTCCAGCGTGAGCCACATGGGTTTTGTGACGCTCGGCCTCTTCATGTTCAATCAGCAAGGCATCGAAGGCGCCGTGATGCAGATGGTCAACCACGGCATTACCACCGGCGGCCTCTTCCTCTGCGTGGGCGTGATCTACGAACGGACGCATAGCCGGCAGATTGCCGACAATGTCGGGCTGACAAAACCGATGCCGCAGTATGCGACGCTGCTGGTGATTTTCTCCCTCTCGTCGCTGGGCCTCCCCGGCACCAACAGTTTTGTGGGTGAATTTCTGGTGTTGGTCGGCACGTTCCTCTGGAGCAAGATCGCGGCGGCCCTCGCCTCGATCGGGATCATCTTAGCCGCAGCCTACATGCTTTGGATGGTCCAGCGGGTCGCGTTCGGGATCCCATCGCCTCAGCAATTGCCGAAACTGACCGATCTGAATCGGCGCGAGATGGCGACGCTGATTCCGCTCGTCGTGCTGGTCTTCTGGATCGGCTTGTTTCCAAATCCGATTCTGAGCCGTATGCACGCCTCGGTCACCAATGTCGTCGCCCGCGCGACGCATGGCCCGCAGGAGTCTCCGACCTCAACCGGTCAGATCGCTCCAGTCGTCGAGCCGGTTCCCGCTCCCCAGACCGTACAGTCGATGGAGGCCGCACGCCCATGA
- a CDS encoding NADH-quinone oxidoreductase subunit N yields MMLSAHDLFAILPELLVVFAACAVLALDPITPSSKKDGLAWLSLGTMAICMGLTAARFGSPTTAFGGLVVIDNYSCFWKLLLYFVTGLTILLSFPYLKEERIYLGEYYGFILLALSGMMVMVSGADLLTIYLGTELMSLSLYVMAGLKRGEAKSLEASAKYFVLGAFSSGILLYGISLLYGSAGSTQLPAIAAAIAGRSLDDPLLLFATILIAVGFSFKLAVVPFHMWTPDVYQGAPTSVTAFMAVASKAASFGAFMRVFVEGLGGVRANWSLMFLLLCIGTLILGNIVALVQTNVKRMLAYSSIAHAGYALIGVVAAGRLAPAEASSAVSSVMLYIALYAFMTFGAFAIIAMLRKGGLEGDEIEDFSGLAKRHPFAALLMMVFMVSLAGIPPTAGFIGKFYVFMSAVQAGLTWLAVLALVFAAISAYFYLRLVMVMYMREPEAVTALSPRFVSSPALSIVLACAIAGVVFFGFYPDPIVNLATQAALTLK; encoded by the coding sequence ATGATGCTCTCGGCACACGATCTGTTCGCTATTCTGCCGGAGTTGCTGGTCGTCTTCGCCGCCTGTGCGGTCCTGGCCCTGGACCCGATTACACCCTCGTCCAAGAAGGACGGCCTGGCCTGGCTCAGCCTGGGCACCATGGCCATTTGCATGGGATTGACCGCCGCGCGTTTCGGCTCGCCGACGACGGCCTTCGGCGGCCTGGTCGTAATCGACAATTACTCCTGCTTCTGGAAGCTTCTCCTCTATTTCGTGACCGGACTGACGATTCTGCTGTCCTTCCCGTACCTGAAAGAGGAACGCATCTATCTCGGCGAGTACTATGGATTCATCCTCCTCGCCCTCTCCGGCATGATGGTTATGGTCTCCGGCGCCGATCTGCTGACCATCTACCTCGGCACCGAACTCATGTCTCTCTCCCTCTATGTCATGGCCGGCCTCAAGCGGGGAGAGGCGAAGTCGCTCGAAGCCTCGGCCAAGTACTTTGTGCTCGGGGCCTTTTCATCCGGCATTCTGCTTTATGGAATTTCGCTGCTGTACGGCTCGGCCGGCAGCACGCAACTCCCGGCCATCGCCGCCGCGATCGCCGGACGGAGCCTGGACGATCCCTTGCTCCTCTTCGCCACGATCCTCATCGCCGTAGGGTTCAGCTTCAAGCTGGCCGTCGTGCCCTTCCATATGTGGACGCCGGACGTGTACCAGGGCGCCCCGACCTCCGTCACGGCTTTTATGGCGGTGGCCTCGAAAGCCGCCAGCTTCGGCGCCTTCATGCGGGTCTTCGTCGAAGGACTCGGCGGCGTGCGGGCCAACTGGTCGTTGATGTTCCTGCTGCTCTGCATTGGAACCCTGATCCTGGGCAACATCGTCGCGCTCGTGCAAACGAACGTGAAACGCATGCTCGCCTATTCGAGCATTGCCCACGCAGGCTATGCCCTGATCGGCGTCGTGGCCGCCGGCCGACTGGCTCCGGCGGAAGCCTCATCCGCCGTTTCAAGCGTCATGCTCTATATTGCCCTGTACGCCTTCATGACCTTCGGCGCCTTTGCTATCATTGCGATGTTGCGGAAGGGCGGCCTGGAGGGCGATGAGATCGAAGATTTCAGCGGCCTGGCAAAACGCCACCCGTTCGCCGCGCTCCTCATGATGGTCTTCATGGTTTCACTGGCCGGCATCCCGCCGACGGCCGGCTTTATCGGAAAATTCTATGTCTTCATGTCGGCCGTACAGGCAGGACTCACTTGGCTGGCGGTACTGGCCCTGGTCTTTGCGGCAATCTCTGCCTACTTCTACCTGCGGCTGGTGATGGTGATGTACATGCGGGAACCGGAAGCGGTCACCGCATTGTCGCCCAGGTTCGTGTCGTCCCCGGCCCTCTCCATTGTGCTGGCCTGTGCCATCGCCGGCGTGGTGTTCTTCGGATTCTATCCCGATCCGATAGTGAACCTGGCAACCCAGGCCGCCCTCACGTTGAAATAG